The region CATACCGTCACCGGCTGTCCTTTCGACCTATTGGGCGGCGTCCTGCTCCAAGGCCACCGCCTTGCCCTCGATGCGCAGTTCATCGCTGGCGTTATCGACGATGACGTGGTTGTCGTAGTAGGTCAGCGTCGGCCGTACGCCGAAGCGCTTTTCCATCATTGGCCACCAGTCGTCATCATACCAGGCTTCGGCTGCTTCCCTGGATTCCCACAGGTAGACGCCGCCGCCACCCTCGTCGCCGTTCAGGTAGTATTTGCGG is a window of Alphaproteobacteria bacterium DNA encoding:
- a CDS encoding monooxygenase, which translates into the protein MFIAIVQIPGAKRSKEQAVEAGKASAPMYLGMTGLIRKYYLNGDEGGGGVYLWESREAAEAWYDDDWWPMMEKRFGVRPTLTYYDNHVIVDNASDELRIEGKAVALEQDAAQ